From a single Okeanomitos corallinicola TIOX110 genomic region:
- a CDS encoding ferric reductase-like transmembrane domain-containing protein, producing the protein MLIDTSVSSANLLGFISLLTYILTLLPSSIRIVFPQIKKAKITMNLLKYRRQLGILAFIFALIHAGLIIVKRNVDLFDLQTYKISLEGTVTLIMFAILAVTSNDWSIKKMKKHWRKLHKSTYVCMFLILWHIKEKMYGHWNIITLIEIILMTVTIVLFFRRRWLEHYK; encoded by the coding sequence ATGTTAATAGACACTTCAGTATCTTCTGCTAATTTACTAGGTTTCATATCATTATTGACTTACATATTAACCTTATTACCTAGTTCGATTAGAATAGTTTTTCCACAGATAAAAAAAGCAAAAATAACGATGAATTTATTAAAATATCGTCGTCAATTAGGCATTTTAGCTTTTATTTTTGCCTTAATTCATGCAGGATTAATAATTGTCAAAAGAAATGTGGATTTATTTGATCTACAAACTTATAAAATTTCCCTAGAAGGAACAGTAACATTAATAATGTTTGCCATCTTAGCTGTTACATCTAATGATTGGAGTATTAAAAAAATGAAAAAACATTGGCGAAAACTACATAAATCAACTTATGTATGTATGTTTTTGATATTATGGCACATTAAAGAAAAGATGTATGGACATTGGAATATTATTACTCTCATAGAAATTATATTAATGACAGTGACTATTGTCTTATTTTTTAGAAGACGTTGGTTAGAACATTATAAATAA
- a CDS encoding multicopper oxidase domain-containing protein, producing MSDNFTFSKDRLWNRRQLLKMGIVGGGLIGASAVFQNLNAKNNTKVIVPPMEVDTSDSAVKPMQMIRNFDYGTVKQENGRNIREFQLIAGTSTIQLNNAVSYNIWDLNGRIPGPTLRAKAGERVRVLFLNKAGHSHSLHFHGVHPANMDGVSPVSNGKATIYEFDAEPYGVHLYHCHIAPVTRHIAKGLYGMFIIDPPQPRHAADEIVLIMSGYDINDDNSNEYYSFNGLPNHYMQHPIKIYQNQLIRAYVLNIIEFDPAVTFHLHANFFDVYRSGMTMTPSEKTDVLTMGVAERHILEFAFAYPGKYMFHPHQDAIAENGCMGQFEVIAAEEAQKTVNHT from the coding sequence ATGTCCGATAACTTTACCTTCAGTAAAGATAGATTATGGAATCGCCGTCAACTCCTAAAAATGGGAATAGTTGGTGGTGGTTTGATAGGTGCATCAGCAGTTTTTCAGAATCTAAATGCCAAAAATAATACTAAGGTCATAGTTCCACCTATGGAAGTTGACACTTCTGATAGTGCTGTCAAACCCATGCAAATGATACGGAACTTTGATTATGGGACAGTCAAGCAGGAAAATGGGCGAAATATTCGGGAATTTCAGTTAATAGCTGGCACTTCCACTATTCAGCTTAATAATGCTGTTTCTTACAATATTTGGGATCTCAATGGCCGTATCCCTGGGCCAACGTTAAGGGCAAAAGCAGGAGAACGAGTAAGAGTATTATTTCTCAATAAGGCTGGACATTCCCATTCTTTGCATTTTCATGGAGTTCATCCCGCAAACATGGACGGTGTAAGTCCTGTGAGTAATGGGAAAGCAACCATCTATGAATTTGATGCAGAACCCTATGGAGTGCATTTATATCATTGCCATATTGCCCCTGTAACCCGTCATATTGCCAAGGGTTTGTATGGGATGTTTATTATTGATCCGCCTCAACCTCGCCATGCTGCGGATGAGATAGTTTTAATTATGTCTGGATATGATATTAATGATGATAACAGCAATGAATATTATTCATTTAATGGTTTACCGAATCATTATATGCAACACCCGATTAAGATTTATCAAAATCAATTAATTAGAGCTTATGTATTAAATATTATTGAATTTGACCCAGCTGTAACATTTCATCTACACGCTAACTTTTTTGATGTTTATCGTTCGGGAATGACGATGACTCCCAGTGAAAAGACGGATGTTTTAACGATGGGTGTTGCAGAAAGACATATTTTGGAATTTGCTTTTGCTTATCCAGGTAAGTATATGTTTCATCCCCATCAAGATGCTATAGCTGAAAACGGATGTATGGGACAGTTTGAAGTCATAGCAGCAGAGGAAGCTCAAAAGACTGTAAACCATACCTGA
- a CDS encoding WD40 repeat domain-containing protein: MLKIFPIYKFFFSVEGCILSSLIILCLIKFNFNQGNYGVNLNHKYINVQSLRVYSLAISPDGNTIVNGNLNKDIDVRDLQTGKITRQLVGHGDSVNSVAISPNNQIIASGSGDNNIKIWDLKTGKLIQTFSGHKDDVKSVAFSPDGIFLASSSWDKTVKIWNLKTGVLFLNLPHSDEVRTVAFSPDGKILVSGGQSGKIMIWYLPTGKLRTHLVAHKKPIWSIAFSPNGKYIASASSDHTIKVWNIKNGELSAVLTGHNKAVYSVAFSSDSQTLASGGYDQTVKLWNVETGNLINTFTGHTKPVWSLAFNPHNHTLISGGADAKIKIWNLPKSDLFRQGINYAMKAANLTQIAKSSQEWQMVIDNWQKSIDLMSRIPNSSIDYAIAQKKIVEYQRNLNYSQLRLSKFA; encoded by the coding sequence ATGCTCAAAATATTCCCGATTTATAAGTTCTTTTTTAGTGTAGAAGGATGTATTCTTTCTAGTCTAATAATTTTATGTTTGATTAAATTCAACTTTAATCAAGGTAATTATGGTGTAAATCTAAATCACAAATATATTAATGTGCAAAGTTTACGAGTTTATTCTTTAGCTATCAGCCCAGATGGAAATACCATAGTTAATGGTAATCTTAATAAAGATATTGATGTCCGAGATTTACAAACTGGTAAAATTACTCGTCAACTTGTTGGTCACGGAGATTCAGTTAATTCTGTCGCTATTAGTCCAAATAATCAAATTATTGCCAGTGGTAGTGGGGATAATAATATTAAGATTTGGGATTTGAAAACCGGAAAATTAATTCAGACATTCTCTGGACATAAAGACGATGTTAAATCAGTTGCATTCAGTCCTGATGGAATATTTTTGGCTAGTAGTAGCTGGGATAAAACTGTTAAAATTTGGAATTTAAAAACTGGAGTTCTTTTTCTCAATTTACCACATTCTGATGAAGTAAGAACTGTTGCCTTTAGTCCCGATGGTAAAATTTTAGTCAGTGGTGGACAGAGTGGAAAAATTATGATTTGGTATTTACCAACAGGAAAATTACGAACACATTTAGTAGCACATAAAAAACCAATTTGGTCTATTGCTTTTAGTCCGAATGGTAAATATATTGCCAGCGCTAGTTCTGATCATACTATTAAAGTATGGAATATTAAAAATGGAGAATTATCTGCTGTATTAACAGGACATAATAAAGCTGTTTATTCTGTTGCTTTTAGTTCTGATAGTCAAACTTTAGCTAGTGGTGGTTATGATCAAACAGTGAAGTTATGGAATGTAGAAACTGGTAACTTAATTAATACTTTTACAGGTCATACTAAACCTGTCTGGTCTTTAGCTTTTAACCCTCATAATCATACTTTGATTAGTGGTGGTGCAGATGCAAAGATCAAAATTTGGAATTTGCCTAAATCTGATTTATTTCGTCAAGGTATTAACTATGCTATGAAAGCTGCTAATCTCACACAAATAGCAAAATCATCACAGGAATGGCAAATGGTGATTGATAATTGGCAAAAATC